One Salvelinus namaycush isolate Seneca chromosome 4, SaNama_1.0, whole genome shotgun sequence genomic window carries:
- the LOC120045605 gene encoding hydroxycarboxylic acid receptor 2-like, giving the protein MAEMATVAQDNSTGRENQSLHCPSAQNLVADILPPVLIIELILGLPGNVVALWIFTCHLKIWRVNTLFLFNLVLADFMLLICLPFRIDNLLRGEQWVFGDAWCRINLFMLAVNRSASIAFMTSVAFDRYFKVVHPHHRINHMTSTQAGMVAGGIWAVVISLRLPLLATNLLVEHGNISLCRSFSSYTVIPPAILLHYMVFVGEFFLPLLLLLFCSARIACILRQRQLDKEKKVRRAIRVVGLIVAVFVLCFFPGIATGLVSLYIKAFRPWDCDSYKMAGQLFSLSIGFTYLNSALDPVIYCLSSSMFQNSLKSSINKMGLVELRLSRRGSMASDG; this is encoded by the coding sequence ATGGCTGAAATGGCTACAGTAGCACAAGATAACTCTACTGGCAGAGAGAACCAGTCCTTGCACTGCCCATCCGCTCAGAATCTGGTGGCCGACATACTGCCTCCTGTCCTGATTATAGAGCTCATACTGGGCCTGCCAGGCAACGTAGTGGCCCTGTGGATCTTCACTTGCCATCTGAAGATCTGGAGGGTCAACACTCTGTTCCTCTTCAACCTGGTCCTGGCTGACTTCATGCTGCTCATCTGCCTGCCCTTCCGCATTGACAACCTGCTCCGTGGGGAACAATGGGTGTTTGGCGACGCCTGGTGCCGGATCAACCTCTTCATGCTGGCTGTCAACCGTTCAGCAAGCATTGCCTTCATGACTAGCGTGGCCTTCGACCGCTACTTCAAGGTGGTCCATCCACACCACCGCATCAACCACATGACGTCTACTCAGGCGGGAATGGTGGCGGGGGGCATCTGGGCGGTAGTGATCTCCCTGCGGCTCCCCCTGCTGGCCACCAACCTCCTAGTGGAGCATGGCAACATCTCCCTGTGCCGCAGCTTCAGCTCCTACACCGTGATTCCCCCGGCGATCCTGCTGCACTACATGGTGTTCGTCGGGGAGTTCTTCCTGCCCCTGCTGCTCCTGCTGTTCTGCTCAGCCAGGATCGCCTGCATCCTGCGCCAACGGCAGCTGGACAAAGAGAAGAAGGTGCGGCGGGCCATCCGGGTGGTGGGGCTAATTGTGGCTGTGTTTGTGCTGTGTTTCTTTCCTGGCATCGCCACAGGCCTAGTTTCGCTCTATATCAAGGCGTTCAGACCTTGGGACTGTGACTCCTACAAAATGGCAGGCCAGCTTTTCAGCCTGTCCATTGGCTTCACCTACCTTAACAGCGCCCTGGACCCGGTCATCTACTGCTTATCCAGCTCCATGTTCCAGAATTCCCTCAAGAGCTCCATCAATAAGATGGGCCTGGTGGAGTTGAGGCTGAGCCGACGGGGAAGCATGGCCAGCGATGGGTGA